The following are encoded in a window of Methylicorpusculum oleiharenae genomic DNA:
- a CDS encoding uracil-DNA glycosylase produces MDHSTRLHYLEAMGIDVWVRRFPHELEPGLDLSSSQANDTEEAAVPVDHIPETPDALNVWQVLQNEVAVCRQCDLCESRTQTVFGSGNSEADWMIIGEAPGQSEDQQGLPFVGVAGQLLTEMLRAIGLSREDVFITNILKCRPPNNRDPHKNEVAACHPYLARQIKAIKPKIILAVGRIAAQNLLNSDKTIGQLRGQVHDLSGIPLVVVYHPAYLLRSLLEKRKAWQDLQLAMATYQAIEG; encoded by the coding sequence GTGGATCACTCGACGCGTTTGCACTATCTAGAAGCGATGGGAATTGATGTGTGGGTGCGCAGGTTCCCGCATGAGCTCGAGCCTGGCCTTGACCTATCAAGTTCTCAAGCAAATGACACAGAAGAGGCTGCGGTTCCAGTTGACCACATACCCGAAACGCCGGACGCTCTGAATGTCTGGCAAGTGTTGCAAAATGAAGTCGCAGTTTGCCGCCAATGTGATTTGTGTGAGAGCCGGACGCAGACCGTTTTCGGTTCCGGGAATTCGGAAGCGGACTGGATGATCATTGGCGAGGCGCCCGGGCAAAGTGAGGATCAACAAGGACTGCCTTTTGTCGGCGTGGCCGGACAATTATTGACGGAAATGTTAAGAGCGATAGGTTTGTCCAGGGAAGACGTGTTTATAACCAATATTTTGAAATGCAGGCCACCCAATAATAGAGACCCGCATAAAAATGAAGTGGCCGCATGCCACCCGTATCTGGCGCGTCAAATAAAGGCAATAAAGCCTAAAATTATTTTGGCAGTGGGACGAATAGCCGCTCAAAACTTGCTTAATTCAGACAAGACCATTGGACAATTGCGTGGTCAGGTCCATGATTTGAGTGGAATACCCCTAGTAGTCGTCTATCATCCCGCTTATTTACTCAGATCCTTGCTCGAAAAACGTAAAGCCTGGCAAGATCTTCAATTGGCTATGGCAACTTATCAAGCTATCGAGGGTTAG
- the rimI gene encoding ribosomal protein S18-alanine N-acetyltransferase, whose amino-acid sequence MNVYFQRLKDFVLYDADREFYAKIFPDSVSRKDLMRLRKMFAEDLATVLAIEEHNYSFPWSDGIFRDCFRAGYSCWVCEDVDKVLGYGIVSIAVGEAHILNISVDHNEQKQGIGRKILEHLIEVARSRKVETVFLEVRPSNPTAIALYRNTGFNEIGIRKDYYPAEDGREDALMMALELYYL is encoded by the coding sequence ATGAATGTCTATTTTCAGCGTTTAAAAGATTTCGTTCTCTATGATGCGGACCGGGAATTTTATGCAAAGATATTTCCGGATTCAGTATCACGTAAGGATCTGATGCGATTGCGTAAAATGTTCGCCGAAGATCTTGCCACCGTTTTGGCCATTGAAGAGCACAATTATTCGTTTCCGTGGAGCGACGGTATTTTCAGGGACTGTTTCAGAGCGGGTTACAGTTGCTGGGTTTGTGAAGATGTCGATAAAGTCCTGGGTTATGGCATTGTCTCTATTGCCGTGGGTGAAGCCCATATATTGAATATCAGTGTTGACCACAACGAGCAAAAACAGGGGATTGGCCGGAAGATTCTGGAACATCTGATTGAAGTGGCCCGTTCACGCAAAGTGGAAACTGTGTTCCTGGAGGTGCGGCCTTCAAATCCCACGGCTATCGCGCTTTATAGAAACACAGGATTTAATGAAATCGGCATACGCAAAGATTATTATCCTGCCGAAGATGGCAGAGAAGATGCATTGATGATGGCTCTGGAGCTTTATTATCTGTAA
- a CDS encoding inositol monophosphatase family protein: protein MHPMLNIAVRAARSAGEIINRSAENVGRLQINYKSKNDYATEVDRMAEQEIIRIIKAAFPEHAILAEESGEHEGNDYVWIIDPLDGTTNFLHGFPQFAVSIALKLKDRLEIGVIYDPLRDELFTAERGGGAMMNSRKIRVTAQANMTGALLGTGFPFKNLQHIDAYLGMFKALSIDTAGIRRAGAAALDLAYVAAGRLDGFWEIGLQPWDMAAGVLLIKEAGGVATDFTFGDTYLDSGNLIAGNPKMHQLIYKAIEPHVTDNLKKKTR from the coding sequence ATGCATCCAATGCTTAATATTGCTGTGCGAGCAGCGAGAAGCGCTGGCGAGATAATAAATCGCTCAGCTGAAAATGTCGGAAGACTCCAGATTAATTACAAAAGTAAAAATGATTACGCAACCGAAGTCGACCGTATGGCCGAACAGGAAATTATCCGTATCATCAAGGCCGCATTTCCGGAACACGCCATCCTGGCCGAGGAAAGCGGCGAACATGAAGGCAATGATTACGTATGGATCATAGATCCTCTGGACGGCACCACCAATTTTCTCCATGGTTTTCCTCAATTTGCCGTTTCCATCGCCTTAAAACTCAAAGATCGGCTTGAAATTGGCGTCATTTATGACCCCCTGCGCGATGAACTGTTCACAGCAGAACGCGGCGGCGGCGCCATGATGAACAGCCGCAAAATCAGGGTCACGGCTCAGGCCAATATGACCGGCGCGTTGCTGGGTACGGGTTTTCCTTTCAAAAACCTGCAGCATATCGATGCTTATCTGGGCATGTTTAAGGCGCTTTCTATCGATACCGCCGGGATTCGCAGAGCGGGCGCAGCGGCGCTGGATTTGGCCTACGTTGCAGCAGGACGGCTTGATGGATTCTGGGAAATCGGCTTGCAACCTTGGGATATGGCTGCCGGCGTACTGTTAATAAAAGAAGCCGGTGGCGTCGCCACTGATTTTACCTTTGGCGATACCTATCTGGACTCCGGAAATCTGATTGCCGGAAATCCAAAGATGCATCAGCTCATCTATAAAGCCATCGAGCCTCATGTCACCGATAATTTGAAGAAAAAAACTCGATAA
- a CDS encoding RNA methyltransferase: MLDNIVIVLVETSHPGNIGAVARAMKNMCMKHLVLVSPKMFPCADATSRASGADDILATAVVCSTLQEAIADCQIVIGASARCRTISWPEITPRECAEMLSIDARDNKVAIVFGRENSGLKNHELDLCQYLLRIPCNPDYSSLNVAAAVQVICYELFVASGQRYDVTIGDKGETPLATADQMESYYEHLAQALSDIGFMHPDKSKTIMRRLRRVYNRIQLDTKELDILRGILKMAQGNKRNQ, encoded by the coding sequence TTGCTGGATAACATCGTTATAGTGTTGGTTGAGACAAGTCATCCCGGCAATATCGGGGCCGTAGCGCGGGCCATGAAAAATATGTGCATGAAGCATCTGGTTCTGGTTTCGCCGAAGATGTTTCCCTGCGCGGATGCAACATCCCGAGCATCAGGTGCGGACGACATTTTGGCAACGGCGGTCGTTTGTTCGACTTTGCAGGAAGCTATTGCTGATTGTCAGATTGTTATCGGCGCCAGTGCGCGGTGTCGAACGATCAGCTGGCCGGAAATTACGCCCAGAGAGTGTGCTGAAATGCTCAGCATCGACGCCCGTGATAATAAAGTGGCTATCGTATTCGGACGGGAAAACTCGGGATTGAAAAATCATGAGTTGGATTTATGCCAGTACCTGCTGCGAATTCCTTGTAATCCGGACTACAGCTCGCTGAACGTTGCCGCTGCGGTTCAAGTGATCTGTTACGAGCTTTTTGTTGCTTCCGGTCAGCGCTATGATGTGACCATTGGCGATAAGGGTGAAACCCCGCTGGCAACCGCCGATCAAATGGAATCTTATTATGAGCATCTGGCGCAAGCTTTGTCGGATATCGGCTTTATGCATCCGGATAAATCGAAAACCATCATGCGGCGATTGAGGCGGGTTTATAACCGTATTCAGTTGGATACAAAAGAATTGGATATCCTGAGGGGTATTTTGAAAATGGCGCAAGGCAACAAGCGAAATCAATAA
- the cysE gene encoding serine O-acetyltransferase, giving the protein MLNEIKENINCVFDRDPAAQTVFEVITAYPGFHAILIHRISHYCWQSGFRWLGRFISHLGRFLTGIEIHPGAKIGRRFFIDHGMGVVIGETAEIGDDCTLYHGVTLGGTSWNKGKRHPTLCNGVVVGAGAKVLGPIEIGEGARIGSNSVVLKAVPAGSTVVGIPARAIEPKAKTTVIPCDPAAEQLHFDAYGTTVNMRDPVAHVINHMLEHIHCLDQQIDAMKKALNESGIQYVDKPMPEMDDYERDRLDEI; this is encoded by the coding sequence ATGCTGAACGAAATCAAAGAAAATATTAACTGTGTATTTGACCGTGACCCTGCGGCTCAAACCGTATTTGAAGTTATCACGGCCTATCCTGGTTTTCATGCCATTCTGATTCACCGTATCAGTCATTATTGCTGGCAATCCGGTTTTCGGTGGTTAGGCCGTTTTATCTCGCATCTGGGCCGCTTTTTGACGGGTATAGAAATTCATCCCGGCGCAAAAATCGGACGGCGATTTTTTATCGATCACGGTATGGGCGTTGTAATCGGCGAGACGGCTGAAATAGGCGACGATTGCACACTTTATCACGGTGTGACTCTGGGCGGCACGTCATGGAATAAAGGCAAGCGCCATCCAACGCTGTGCAATGGCGTTGTTGTCGGTGCGGGAGCCAAGGTGCTGGGGCCCATAGAAATAGGCGAGGGTGCGCGTATTGGTTCAAACTCGGTGGTGTTGAAAGCGGTGCCTGCCGGCTCAACTGTGGTGGGTATTCCGGCGCGTGCAATTGAGCCCAAGGCGAAAACAACCGTGATTCCCTGCGACCCAGCTGCAGAACAACTGCATTTCGATGCTTATGGGACTACCGTCAATATGCGCGATCCTGTCGCTCATGTCATCAACCATATGCTTGAGCACATTCATTGCCTGGACCAGCAAATTGACGCAATGAAAAAAGCCTTGAATGAATCAGGCATTCAGTATGTCGATAAACCCATGCCTGAAATGGATGATTACGAGCGGGATAGATTGGACGAAATATAG
- a CDS encoding Rrf2 family transcriptional regulator encodes MRLTTKGRYAVTAMLDLAFHSQKNPVTLTDIATRQTISLSYLEQLFARLRKAGMVTGVRGPGGGYKLSRDASLINIADVIEAVDEQLDSTKCGGEANCQNNKACLTHDLWMGLSDQIRNYLQGISLGDLLEKHHVKEVAKRQEMDAKVIELHRMDRCQSLYK; translated from the coding sequence GTGAGATTAACCACCAAAGGCCGCTATGCAGTCACGGCAATGCTCGATCTGGCGTTTCATAGCCAGAAAAATCCCGTCACGCTGACCGACATTGCAACCCGTCAAACCATTTCTTTGTCCTATCTGGAGCAGTTGTTCGCACGTTTGCGAAAAGCAGGTATGGTCACGGGTGTCAGAGGTCCGGGCGGAGGTTATAAATTGAGTCGTGATGCCAGTCTGATTAACATTGCCGATGTTATAGAGGCGGTCGATGAACAGCTGGATTCTACCAAGTGCGGTGGCGAAGCTAATTGCCAGAACAATAAGGCGTGTTTGACACATGATCTGTGGATGGGTTTGAGTGATCAGATCAGAAATTACCTGCAAGGCATCAGTCTGGGCGATTTGTTGGAAAAACATCATGTCAAGGAAGTTGCCAAACGCCAGGAAATGGATGCAAAGGTGATAGAACTGCATAGAATGGACCGGTGTCAGAGTCTGTATAAATGA
- a CDS encoding cysteine desulfurase family protein, whose amino-acid sequence MIYFDHNATTPLDERVLEAMMPFLTTFYANPSALYRAGRIARSAIEAAREQVAALVDTTAAQVIFTSGGTESNNLALQVPAIKSRVAISATEHPCMTEPVMRLKHRGCAVETFDVDTRGLIEQASFEQVSRLPLDFASIMLANNETGVIQDVAVYADTLRSHNVIVHSDAVQALGKIPVSFSKLKVHLLSLSAHKIYGPKGCGALIVEKGLNLEPMQLGGGQEKGIRPGTENVAAIVGFGAAAEIAKAELDQRHDHLLKLRHRLESGLKTVSGAVIFGHPDLRLPNTVQFGLYGVDGEMLQMQLDTKGIAISSGSACASGGGKPSPVLTAMKIAPELAKSAIRVSLGKDNTEAEVDEFLNRLTRFLL is encoded by the coding sequence ATGATCTATTTCGATCATAATGCAACAACACCGCTGGATGAGCGCGTGTTGGAAGCTATGATGCCTTTCTTGACGACCTTTTACGCTAATCCATCCGCCTTATACCGGGCCGGAAGAATAGCGCGTAGCGCGATAGAAGCGGCCAGAGAGCAAGTGGCTGCATTGGTTGATACTACTGCTGCTCAGGTGATTTTTACCAGCGGTGGAACCGAATCGAATAATCTGGCTTTGCAGGTGCCGGCCATCAAATCCCGTGTTGCCATTTCGGCGACAGAACACCCTTGTATGACTGAGCCAGTGATGAGGTTAAAACACAGGGGTTGTGCCGTTGAAACCTTTGATGTGGATACCCGGGGCCTGATTGAACAAGCGTCTTTCGAGCAAGTCAGCCGATTACCGCTGGATTTTGCCTCCATCATGCTGGCTAATAATGAAACCGGCGTCATTCAGGATGTCGCGGTCTATGCGGATACGTTACGCAGCCACAACGTGATCGTTCACAGTGATGCGGTGCAGGCTCTGGGTAAAATACCGGTATCATTTTCCAAGCTCAAGGTGCATTTACTGTCTTTGTCGGCGCACAAAATATACGGGCCTAAGGGCTGCGGGGCGTTGATTGTAGAAAAAGGCCTAAATTTAGAACCCATGCAATTAGGCGGTGGGCAGGAAAAAGGCATCAGGCCCGGCACTGAAAATGTTGCTGCCATTGTCGGTTTCGGCGCGGCAGCGGAAATTGCCAAGGCTGAACTGGATCAGAGGCATGATCACCTGCTTAAATTAAGACACCGTCTGGAAAGCGGTTTGAAGACAGTGTCCGGTGCCGTCATTTTCGGACATCCTGACCTGCGCTTGCCTAATACGGTTCAGTTTGGACTTTACGGCGTCGATGGGGAAATGTTGCAAATGCAGCTGGATACCAAAGGCATCGCGATATCCAGCGGCTCGGCATGTGCAAGTGGCGGAGGCAAGCCGAGTCCTGTATTGACGGCAATGAAAATTGCGCCGGAATTGGCCAAAAGCGCTATCAGAGTCAGCTTGGGTAAGGATAATACCGAAGCCGAAGTGGATGAATTTCTAAATCGGTTAACCCGATTTTTACTATGA
- a CDS encoding HesB/IscA family protein, translating to MAVSITENAAKQIKKQLEKRGKGLGLKLGVKKSGCSGFAYTLDYADQLNADDVVFEQFDVKVITSNADLAVIDGIELDYRKEGINEAFKFNNPKVTGTCGCGESFSV from the coding sequence ATGGCAGTTTCTATTACTGAAAATGCTGCAAAACAGATAAAAAAACAGCTGGAAAAACGAGGCAAAGGCCTTGGCTTAAAGCTGGGCGTGAAAAAATCAGGGTGTTCTGGTTTTGCTTATACGCTGGATTATGCCGATCAATTAAATGCAGATGATGTCGTATTTGAACAGTTTGACGTTAAAGTCATCACGTCAAACGCTGATCTTGCTGTTATTGACGGGATTGAGCTGGATTACCGGAAAGAAGGCATCAACGAAGCCTTTAAATTCAATAACCCAAAGGTCACCGGCACCTGCGGTTGCGGCGAGAGTTTTTCTGTCTAG